Genomic DNA from Falsibacillus albus:
TTCCTTATCCATATCTAACGGAAAATTTACTTTCATCTCATTGTTTTTTAATCTTGCTTTGTTAATTTCATTATGAAGGAAACAGCATCTCCTTCTCCCCCCCAAAAGTAAATATAAAAAAATAGAGGCTGTCCAAACTTGGACAGCCTCTATTTTTTAGCATTTTTCGTACTTAATGACTGAAATTATCCTAATATGTGATACCCTGAATCGACATGAATATTTTCTCCAGTGATCCCTCTAGCCAAATCGCTGAATAGGAAAAGAGCAGTATCACCGACTTCTTCAGGAGTCGTCGTTCTGCGGAGCGGAGCACGTTCTTCAATCTGCTTTAGGATGGAGTTGAAGTCACTTACCCCTTTAGCAGAAAGTGTACGGATCGGACCAGCCGAAATGGAATTCACGCGAACTCCATATTTGCCTAAATCACTGGCTAAATAGCGTACGCTAGCTTCAAGGGATGCTTTGGCAACACCCATGACATTGTAGTTTTCAAGGACACGCTCTCCGCCAAGATAAGTCAATGTAACAATGCTTCCGCCTTGATTCATGAGTTCAAGCTTCTGCGCTGCCTTCGCAACGGCAGTCAAAGAATAAGAGCTGATATTCTGCGCCATAAGGAAGCCATCACGTGTTGTATTCATATACTCGCCATTTAATTCTTCTTTTTTGGCAAATGCGATGCAATGGGCAATCCCATGAACGGCGCCGACTTTTGCTTTAATGTCGGCAAAGCTTTTTTCGATTTCTTCATCATTCGTCACATCACAAGGGATGACCATATATTCAGGATTCAGACTTGATGCTAGATCACGCACGCTTTTTTCCAGGCGTTCACCTGCATATGTAAAAACTAAATTTGCTCCGGCTTCATGCAATGATCTTGCAATGCCCCAAGCAATGCTCCTTTTGTTTGCAACACCCATCACGATAAATGATTTATTTTCTAAAGAAAGGTTCATTATTATTTCCTCCAATTACTACAAGTTATTAGTACTTGGTACTAATTTTAACGTATTTCTAAAAAAATGAAAAGTTTTATCGGACAGCTTGTTTTATTTGGTTAATTTGATTTATATGGTGCCGTTCATGCCTGCCCAGCAATTCAAATATTTGCCAAGCCGGCATCTCACCGAAACGATGATGATCCAAACAATAGCCTTCCAATTCTCCTTCACTGAACCTTGACAAAAAGTCTTTTGTCAAGGCACGCGAATTCGATAATGCTTCGACTAAATCCGCTTTGGTTTGATAATCATCTTTGGGGTCAATCGGTGCCTTCATTTTCACCTCTGGGTCATCAAAAACAGAAAGATCTACCTTTTTAGGGTAGGAGATTTTCTTTTCCTCGACAGCTTTGAATGCTGCCTGCAGGAACCTTTTTTCCGCTCCTGCAAGATGCAGCACCACTTGGGCAATGCTCCATTTTCCTTCCTCTGGCTGCTCATTCAGCTTTTCAACCTGAACATCGGAGAAGCTCTTCAATAAATCATTTCTGATTTGATCCAGCATTATTTCGTCCATTTTTCATCCCCCGTTTATCAAATGTTACTTCAAATATACCATCGGTTAACAGAATTTTCTATCAATATGACAAGCGGCAGCTTAACACACTTCACAAAACTCAAGTTCACGTTTCAGCTCATCGACATATTTCTTTGATCCCGTGACAATCAAGCGGTCATTCATTAATAATTCAGTATCTCCATGGGGCACGATGGAATCCTTCCCTCTGAAAATACGGACAAATATGATATCACCAGTGAAAGGAAATTCACGAAGCGTCATTCCGTCAAATTGAATGTTCATCATTTTTATTTCGTACAATGAGGTTTCCTGGTTGGTTAAAATATTGATTAAATTCGGTGATTCGATTAAACCTCTTAACAAAGTTTTATTGGACAGCATAGCAGAAAAGATCTCTACATCATGGTCGATCAGGTTCTCTTCCAAATCCGGACTTTCCACCAAAGTGATGACTCGGTCGACTCCTTGATCCTTGGCTGCGATGGCAAGCATCGCATTCATTTCTTCATCTCCAGTAGAAAATACGGCAATATCAGCTGTAAAAAGACCTTCAGTAATTAAGGTATCCATATGATAATTGTCGATTTCGTGCACTTCAAATAAGGAATCTGAAATTTGCTTATCCGATTTTTCCATCTTTGTATGATATAAGATAGGGCTGTATAGAGATGATTCAAGCTCTCTTGAAACGGGAAGTGTAAGCTGGTTCGCTCCGACAAATGCCACTCTTATTTTCGTTGGTTCCGCATTTTCCTTAGGAAAGTATTTTTTAAAGAAAATAGGTGTGATTACACATGTGATGACGGCAACCAAGATCAACGTACCACTGATTTCATTTGTAATGATGTCCAGTCTCTCAGCGATCTTTGCTGCTGCTATGACCAATGATAATGTGGATGTCAATAAAAATGCAGATGCAATGACCGTCTTGGAATCATACCACTTCTTCAATGCGTATACAGGGATGAACTTGGATATCAAAAAAGCGATCATCAGCAAGGGAATTAAAAGAAGCATTTTTTTATCGCTCAATAACGTCCATAAATCAAGGTCGACCCCTACCATCACAAAGAAAATCGGAATCAGGAACCCATAGCCGAAAGAGTCAAGTTTATGGATCATTTCCTGATTCGGCGATAAAAGGGACACCAGCACACCAGCCAGAAAGGCACCCAATATATTTTCAGCACCGACTGATTCAGACAAAGCTACGAGCAAAATGATCAATGTAAATACAGCTCTCGTACCAATTTGAATTGTCCCTGCTGACATTTTCTCAAAGATTTTTCGGTCTTGGAATCTTTTGCCGACAAAATAGAGGATGACACCTGCCACAAACAGGATGAGCAGAAGCCACATATTCCCTTGAGCTTTATCATTCAATGATACAAAGACGGAAAGCAGGATCATAGTTGCCAGGTCGGCGATGACGGCGATAAGCAATATGATTTGCCCGATACCGGTATTCATTAAATGTTCTTCTTTTAATGTCGGAACAACGACCCCAAGTGAGATTGTTGAAATGATGAGTGTCATCAGGAATGCATTGTGTATTAAACCAAACAATACGAATAAATAAGACAATCCAAGTGAAACAACAAATATACCGCTGAATATGACAATGGCGACAAGAAAACGATTTGGTTCCAATTTTCCGTTCGGCAGGGTTTCTCTTTTTTGGCTGCCTTTAAATGCCGAAAAGTCAATTTCAACACCGCTCAGGAACATTAGAAAAATAAATCCCAGCGTTGACAAAGTGCCAAGCCACATATCCTGTGTGACCAGGTTGAATCCCGACTTCCCAAGCAATAAGCCTACAAGGATCTCCGCCACAACGACTGGAATGAAGTTCAATTTTAAGCGGTGCAAAAGAATCGGTGTAATAAACGCCGCCAAGATGACAATAACAAGTGATGCTACAGACGCATGCTGCTCCACGCTCATCTCCCCTTTACAGTTGTATCTATATTAAATAATCCATAAAAATTGTAGCCATGCCAAAGTATATTAAAACGGAAATGATGTCATTGATCGTCGTAATGAATGGACCCGATGCAACTGCAGGATCGATTTTTAACTTATGCATCAGAAGCGGCACCAAAGCTCCTGCCAAAGTAGCCACAAACAATGAAGCAACAATGGAAAAGCCAACGAGCATGCCAAGGTAAATGCTTCCTTGCCAAACATAAACGATCACCGATACGAGCAGTCCACAGCATGTACCCGTGATAATCCCCGTGCCGGCTTCCCGAGCCACCAATTTCCATTTACTTTCCTTTTCCAAGTCTCCGGTCGCAATCCCTCTCACGACAACTGCCAGGGCCTGGGTTCCCGTATTCCCCGACATCCCGCCGATCAATGGGATGAATACTGCCAATATGGCCACTTTGTTCAACGTATCTTCAAACCTGCCAATGAGACTTGCTGTAAACATTCCCAAAAACAACAAAACAATCAGCCATGGAAGACGCTTTTTAGCCGCGGAAAAAGGATTTCGATCAACCGTATCCATATCCGTCACACCAGCCAATTTCGAATAATCATCAGATGCTTCTTCATCCAGTACATCAATGATGTCATCGACGGTAATGATTCCCAACAGATGGTTCTGAAAGTCCACTACAGGGACAGCCAAAAAGTTATAATCCTTCATTTTTTTTGCGACAGCCTCTTGATCCTCACCTACAGAGACCGAAACTACTTTACTATACATGATTTCATGAATCATCGTTTCATCATCGCTGACGATTAAATCGCGGAGGGAAATGACTCCGGCCAGCCTTCTCTCTTCATCGACTACATAAACATAATAGATCGTTTCGGCATTCGGTGCTTCGTTTTTCAATATGAACATAGCCGAACGGACAGTTTGATTGGCAGAAATTGCGACGAATTCTGTCGTCATGATACTACCTGCAGTATATTCTTCGTAATGAAGCAATTCCTTTATTTCTTCCGCAGCCTCTTCATCCATAATCGTTAAATATGTAGCAACTTGTTCCTTTTCCAATTCATTTAATACATCGACAGCATCGTCGGCGTACATATTGGCGAGCATGGAAGAAGCATACTCCAAGTCCATTTCAGTCAATATGCTTTGATAATCTTCTTCGTCGATCTCAATATTTTCAAAGATATCGGCCATTTCTTCAGGGGAGAGGAATTGATAAATGACCGTTCTAAGACCTTTATCCACCTTTAAGAAGAACTGTGCTTGGTCATACGAGTGCAGGGTCATGAATTCATGCCTGAATTGGTCCAATTCATGGTTTTGCAATGACTCAATCAAATAAGGAAAAGATATTTCTGTGTTCTCTTGTGCTTGACCTTGCCCCATATTCCCTTCCTCCTTCACACTTCTTATTTTTTCTTCCATCATACTAGCAAATTTTTCGACTGTTGTCTCTTGAGAGCCTATATCACATTCATTTAGTATTTCCACAACCAAGTCTGCGCATGTTCCTGAATCAATTCTTTGCTTTTCATGCCATAATAGAAAAAGGATTAAAAGAAAGGCAATGAGGTGTATTATGAAAATCGACATCATTGGAGACATCCACGGATGCATGAAAGAGTTTGAAACGCTGACTGAACAAATGGGCTACAAATGGGAAAAAGATCTTCCTGTGCATGAGGATGATAGACTGCTCGGTTTTGTAGGTGATCTAACCGATCGCGGTCCCGACTCGCTTGAAGTAATCCAAACCGTTTGGAAACTATGGAAAAAAGGGCAGGCTTTGTTTGCTCCTGGCAACCACTGCAACAAGCTTTACCGATATTTGAATGGGAATAATGTACAAATCACACACGGGCTGGAAACAACAGTCGCAGAGTTTGATGCTTTGACAATATCAAACAGAAACGACATTGCGGCAATGTTCATGGAATTATATGAGGAATCCCCATTATACCATGTTTTAGATAATGGGAAATTGATAATAGCTCATGCGGGTATAAAAGAAGATGATATCGGAAAGTATAGCAAAAAAGTTAAAACATTTGTTCTTTATGGAGATATTACAGGAGAAAAGCATCCGGATGGGTCTCCTGTGAGAAGGGATTGGGCCAAACATTACCAAGGCAGCGCCTGGATTGTTTACGGCCACACCCCTGTGAAAGAAGCAAGGCTCATCAACCGTACCATAAACATTGATACAGGCGCCGTTTTCGGAGGCAGCCTGACATCCGTTCGATATCCAGAAATGAACCTTTACAACGTCCCTTCCTCCATGCCATACGTAAAAGAAAAATTCCGGACATTTGACTAAGAAAAGCGGAGGCTGCTTGGTTAGAGGCGAAGAGATTGGACTGAAGCACCGCGAGATAAAGGAAACACGATGAGCGGAGCGAATCGATGTTGACTTATCGTAAGCGTGCTGAAGGAAATCTCACAGCCTCTAGCTGCCGGAGCTGGACAATAGAAAAGCGGAGGCTGCTTGTTCAGAGGCGAAGAGATTGGACTGAAGCACCGCGAGATAAAGGAAACACGATGAGCGGAGCGAATCGATGTTGACTTATCGTAAGCGTGCTGAAGGAAATCTCACAGCCTCTAGCTGCCGGAGCTGGACAATAGAAAAGCGGAGGCTGCTTGTTCAGAGGCGAAGAGATTGGACTGAAGCACCGCGAGATAAAGGAAACACGATGAGCGGAGCGAATCGATGTTGACTTATCGTAAGCGTGCTGAAGGAAATCTCACAGCCTCTAGCTGCCGGAGCTGGACAATAGAAAAGCGGAGGCTGCTTGTTCAGAGGCGAAGAGATTGGACTGAAGCACCGCGAGATAAAGGAAACACGATGAGCGGAGCGAATCGATGTTGACTTATCGTAAGCGTGCTGAAGGAAATCTCACAGCCTCTAGCTGCCGGAGCTGGACAATAGAAAAGCGGAGGCTGCTTGGTTAGAGGCGAAGAGATTTTGAAAATTGCAGGTCAAATTTTCCTTGGACTGAAAAGTTTGTGCCGAATTTTGCCGCATTTTGTCGATTGGCCGATATATGCTTATAATTGACCGATATATTCTATTTTAGACCGATATACACCTGAGATTGACCGATATATTCTAACTTAGACCGATATACAACTGAAATTGACCGATTTATTCAAATTCCGGTCAATAATCGGGAAAAATGGATGATAAAACACCAATCGCCCCACTCCTAAAGAGTTAAATTAGCAAGTTTTCACCAAAACAACCATTCAAAAAAGGAGTTTGAACTGCTAAAAGTTCAAACTCCTTCTTTATGCACCTTCAAGTCATCATTAATGAAGAATTATACATCTTCGAAATTAGAGCCGATCAATGATTCCAGGTCCTTCGGCAATCTTGATCGGAAGGTCAAAGTCTTTTCCTGGAATGGATGAAAAAAGGACAATTCAGTACAATGGAGTGCCTGCCTTTGAAGCAGCTCTGTATTGCCGCCGTATAAATCATCGCCGATAAGGGGGTGCCCTTTATATGTCATATGGACCCTTATTTGATGGGTCCTCCCGGTTTCAAGATTCAGCTGGACCAGTGACATCCGTTCATTTGCATGCAGCACCTTGTAATGAGTGACTGCCGGCCGGCCATCCCATGTGACTTCCCTTTCAATGATGCTTGTTTTTTTCCTTCCAATCGGGGCATCTATCGTTTCTTCAAGCGGTGTAGGGATCCCTTCCACCACAGCTTGATATGTTCGTTGAATGAGCCTTTTCTGCTGCTGATTTGACAGCAAATGATGGACAAACCGATGCTTTGCCACAAGGAGGAGGCCAGAGGTATCGCGATCGAGCCTTGTCACGATATGTATAGTTGATGAAATTCCATTCTCCTTATAATAGCTAAGCAGGGCATTTGCCAAACTCCCCTTCGGATGCTCCCGAGAAGGAATCGTATTCATATATGGCTGCTTGTCGATGACCATTACATCATCATCTTCATAGACAATATTCAATGGAAGCGTTTCTGCCACAAGTCCATCACTGTGAATTTCAACCGGAAACTCGACGTTCAGCACATCTTTTTCCTTCAATACATATCTGACATTTACTTCTTCGCCATTAACCGTGATTTTCCCACCGGCAAATTTAATATCAGTCAATGCACGCTTGGAGATGTTTTGTTCTGAAAGAAATTGCTTAATTTTCTTGGCAGCGTCTTCGTGCTTAATTTCCCACGAGATCTTATATACTTTTGACATACTGCTGTCTCCCTGTTAATCCGCGACAAACGAATCGTGTACTCGTTTCCAGAACGGGAACGGGCGGAACCTGGCGAAGCGGATCCGTTCATCTGCAACCCTGAACTGAATCGATTTTACATCCTTATGCAAAAGTGTTAAATGATCGATCGTTATCAAGAAATCAGTTTTGTTGACCGGCTTTAGCATGCACGTATGATGTGCTGGTAAAATGAGCGGCGATCCGATTGTACGAAAGACTTTATTATTGATTGAGGCCATCTCAGCCAACTGGATGGCAGGCAGCGAAGGATGGATGATCGCTCCGCCAAGGGCTTTGTTATAGGCAGTACTTCCTGAAGGCGTCGATACACATAATCCGTCGCCGCGAAATCTTTCAAAATGCTGGCCCCTGATTTCCACATCCATCACTAATGTTCCTTCGACCGCTTTCACAGTAGACTCATTCAATCCAAGGTACCTCGTTTCCTTCCCGCCATGCTGGTAGCGGATAATGACCTCGAGAAGCGGATATTCGATCACTTGATATGGTGTTTTGGCAATCGCAATGACCAATTTTTCAATTTCTTCAGGCACCCAATCAGCGTAAAAACCGAGGTGCCCGGTATGAACACCGACAAAAGCCGTTCGATCTAAACGGGAGCTATAACGGTGGAAGGCATATAAGAGCGTCCCATCCCCTCCGACTGATATGACGATATCCGGCTGGTCTTCGTCGTATTCCAAATTAAAATCCTGTAAATAGGTCCGCATTTTATGCATCAGTGCGTTTGATTTGGAATCCCCTTTTGACGTGATAGCAAATTTCATCCTATACACCCTTTTCGTCTAATTGTCTAAGTATTTTTCTTATTGTCCTTATGTATATCCTTTTTGTTTGAAAAGAAGGCTTGTGCCTCTTGGATTTCCTCTCTAATGAGGGACATCTCTTCATCCAATCGAAATGCTGCTTCAGCGGCTCGCTGCAGCCTCATCTTAATTTCCTCCGGAAACTGCCCTTTATACTTATAATTAAGGGAATGTTCGATGGTTGCCCAAAAATTCATGGCGAGTGTCCGAATTTGTATTTCCATCAAAATATTTTTCTCACCTTGAATGGTCTGGACCGGATAGCGGATGACTAAATGATAAGACCGATAGCCGCTCTGTTTCTTATG
This window encodes:
- the fabI gene encoding enoyl-ACP reductase FabI, whose translation is MNLSLENKSFIVMGVANKRSIAWGIARSLHEAGANLVFTYAGERLEKSVRDLASSLNPEYMVIPCDVTNDEEIEKSFADIKAKVGAVHGIAHCIAFAKKEELNGEYMNTTRDGFLMAQNISSYSLTAVAKAAQKLELMNQGGSIVTLTYLGGERVLENYNVMGVAKASLEASVRYLASDLGKYGVRVNSISAGPIRTLSAKGVSDFNSILKQIEERAPLRRTTTPEEVGDTALFLFSDLARGITGENIHVDSGYHILG
- a CDS encoding DinB family protein, producing MDEIMLDQIRNDLLKSFSDVQVEKLNEQPEEGKWSIAQVVLHLAGAEKRFLQAAFKAVEEKKISYPKKVDLSVFDDPEVKMKAPIDPKDDYQTKADLVEALSNSRALTKDFLSRFSEGELEGYCLDHHRFGEMPAWQIFELLGRHERHHINQINQIKQAVR
- a CDS encoding monovalent cation:proton antiporter family protein; this translates as MEQHASVASLVIVILAAFITPILLHRLKLNFIPVVVAEILVGLLLGKSGFNLVTQDMWLGTLSTLGFIFLMFLSGVEIDFSAFKGSQKRETLPNGKLEPNRFLVAIVIFSGIFVVSLGLSYLFVLFGLIHNAFLMTLIISTISLGVVVPTLKEEHLMNTGIGQIILLIAVIADLATMILLSVFVSLNDKAQGNMWLLLILFVAGVILYFVGKRFQDRKIFEKMSAGTIQIGTRAVFTLIILLVALSESVGAENILGAFLAGVLVSLLSPNQEMIHKLDSFGYGFLIPIFFVMVGVDLDLWTLLSDKKMLLLIPLLMIAFLISKFIPVYALKKWYDSKTVIASAFLLTSTLSLVIAAAKIAERLDIITNEISGTLILVAVITCVITPIFFKKYFPKENAEPTKIRVAFVGANQLTLPVSRELESSLYSPILYHTKMEKSDKQISDSLFEVHEIDNYHMDTLITEGLFTADIAVFSTGDEEMNAMLAIAAKDQGVDRVITLVESPDLEENLIDHDVEIFSAMLSNKTLLRGLIESPNLINILTNQETSLYEIKMMNIQFDGMTLREFPFTGDIIFVRIFRGKDSIVPHGDTELLMNDRLIVTGSKKYVDELKRELEFCEVC
- the mgtE gene encoding magnesium transporter, translating into MGQGQAQENTEISFPYLIESLQNHELDQFRHEFMTLHSYDQAQFFLKVDKGLRTVIYQFLSPEEMADIFENIEIDEEDYQSILTEMDLEYASSMLANMYADDAVDVLNELEKEQVATYLTIMDEEAAEEIKELLHYEEYTAGSIMTTEFVAISANQTVRSAMFILKNEAPNAETIYYVYVVDEERRLAGVISLRDLIVSDDETMIHEIMYSKVVSVSVGEDQEAVAKKMKDYNFLAVPVVDFQNHLLGIITVDDIIDVLDEEASDDYSKLAGVTDMDTVDRNPFSAAKKRLPWLIVLLFLGMFTASLIGRFEDTLNKVAILAVFIPLIGGMSGNTGTQALAVVVRGIATGDLEKESKWKLVAREAGTGIITGTCCGLLVSVIVYVWQGSIYLGMLVGFSIVASLFVATLAGALVPLLMHKLKIDPAVASGPFITTINDIISVLIYFGMATIFMDYLI
- the prpE gene encoding bis(5'-nucleosyl)-tetraphosphatase PrpE; the encoded protein is MKIDIIGDIHGCMKEFETLTEQMGYKWEKDLPVHEDDRLLGFVGDLTDRGPDSLEVIQTVWKLWKKGQALFAPGNHCNKLYRYLNGNNVQITHGLETTVAEFDALTISNRNDIAAMFMELYEESPLYHVLDNGKLIIAHAGIKEDDIGKYSKKVKTFVLYGDITGEKHPDGSPVRRDWAKHYQGSAWIVYGHTPVKEARLINRTINIDTGAVFGGSLTSVRYPEMNLYNVPSSMPYVKEKFRTFD
- a CDS encoding RluA family pseudouridine synthase, with translation MSKVYKISWEIKHEDAAKKIKQFLSEQNISKRALTDIKFAGGKITVNGEEVNVRYVLKEKDVLNVEFPVEIHSDGLVAETLPLNIVYEDDDVMVIDKQPYMNTIPSREHPKGSLANALLSYYKENGISSTIHIVTRLDRDTSGLLLVAKHRFVHHLLSNQQQKRLIQRTYQAVVEGIPTPLEETIDAPIGRKKTSIIEREVTWDGRPAVTHYKVLHANERMSLVQLNLETGRTHQIRVHMTYKGHPLIGDDLYGGNTELLQRQALHCTELSFFHPFQEKTLTFRSRLPKDLESLIGSNFEDV
- a CDS encoding NAD kinase → MKFAITSKGDSKSNALMHKMRTYLQDFNLEYDEDQPDIVISVGGDGTLLYAFHRYSSRLDRTAFVGVHTGHLGFYADWVPEEIEKLVIAIAKTPYQVIEYPLLEVIIRYQHGGKETRYLGLNESTVKAVEGTLVMDVEIRGQHFERFRGDGLCVSTPSGSTAYNKALGGAIIHPSLPAIQLAEMASINNKVFRTIGSPLILPAHHTCMLKPVNKTDFLITIDHLTLLHKDVKSIQFRVADERIRFARFRPFPFWKRVHDSFVAD
- a CDS encoding GTP pyrophosphokinase — encoded protein: MKHWEIFLAPYKQAVDELKIKLKGMRGQFEMESVHSPIEFVTGRVKPIASILDKANQKGIPLDRLESEMQDIAGLRMMCQFVDDIKTVVELLRRRNDFEIVEERDYISHKKQSGYRSYHLVIRYPVQTIQGEKNILMEIQIRTLAMNFWATIEHSLNYKYKGQFPEEIKMRLQRAAEAAFRLDEEMSLIREEIQEAQAFFSNKKDIHKDNKKNT